In one window of Spartinivicinus marinus DNA:
- the uvrB gene encoding excinuclease ABC subunit UvrB, protein MTKQFQVVSTFQPAGDQGAAIKAVIQGVNAGLASQTLLGVTGSGKTYSVAKVIEQLQRPTLVMAHNKTLAAQLYGEFKSFFPNNSVEYFVSYYDYYQPEAYVPTSDTYIEKDASINDHIDQMRLSATKALLERSDAIIVATVSAIYGLGDPESYLKMVMHLDRGDTVDQRTILRRLAELQYTRNDLELRRGTYRVRGDVIDIFPADSEQEAVRVELFDEEIDQLAYFDPLTGTVTQKTPRVTIFPKSHYVTPRQKLLDAVEEIKVELKERLEQLRSNNKLVEAQRLEQRTRYDLEMIMELGYCTGIENYSRYLSGRAPGEPPPTLFDYLPDDALLVIDESHVTVPQVGAMYRGDRSRKETLVEYGFRLPSALDNRPMKFEEWELKRPQTIFVSATPGPYEMEHQGQQVELVVRPTGLIDPEIEVRPATSQIDDLLSEISVYVEQQQRVLVTTLTKRMAEDLTEFLLEHGVKVRYLHSDIDTVERVEIIRDLRLGVFDVLVGINLLREGLDMPEVALVAILDADKEGFLRSDRSLIQTIGRAARNIHGKAILYADKITGSMQRAIDETDRRRAKQVAYNQQHGITPKGVTKAVADILEGATIPGKKGKKGKQQRKVAEPEAQYQVKHASRESLLAQISKLEEKMYEHAKNLEFEEAASVRDHINQLKQNALLQ, encoded by the coding sequence ATGACAAAGCAATTTCAAGTTGTTTCAACGTTTCAGCCAGCAGGTGATCAAGGCGCAGCGATTAAGGCTGTGATACAAGGTGTGAATGCTGGCCTGGCATCACAGACTTTATTAGGCGTTACTGGGTCAGGTAAAACTTACTCAGTAGCCAAAGTGATTGAGCAGTTACAACGGCCTACATTAGTGATGGCACATAATAAGACGCTAGCGGCTCAATTGTATGGCGAATTCAAAAGTTTTTTCCCAAATAACTCTGTTGAGTACTTTGTTTCTTATTACGACTACTACCAGCCAGAAGCTTATGTACCCACCTCTGATACCTACATTGAAAAAGATGCTTCAATCAATGACCACATTGATCAGATGCGCCTTTCGGCAACAAAGGCATTACTTGAAAGGTCTGATGCCATCATAGTGGCCACTGTTTCGGCAATTTATGGCTTGGGTGATCCAGAATCTTATTTGAAAATGGTGATGCACCTTGATCGAGGTGATACGGTTGATCAGCGAACTATTTTAAGGCGATTGGCTGAGCTGCAATATACTCGTAATGATCTTGAGTTACGAAGGGGAACCTACCGAGTGCGCGGTGATGTCATTGATATTTTCCCAGCAGACTCTGAACAGGAAGCCGTTCGAGTTGAGTTATTTGATGAAGAGATTGACCAACTGGCTTACTTTGACCCACTGACAGGAACGGTCACTCAAAAGACTCCCCGAGTCACTATTTTCCCCAAGTCTCACTATGTGACACCAAGGCAAAAATTGCTGGATGCTGTTGAAGAAATAAAAGTTGAATTAAAAGAGCGTCTGGAGCAGTTACGAAGTAATAATAAGTTGGTTGAAGCTCAGCGCCTAGAACAACGCACTCGTTATGATTTAGAAATGATCATGGAGTTGGGCTATTGCACAGGTATTGAAAACTACTCCCGCTATCTTTCTGGTCGGGCTCCAGGCGAACCCCCACCAACCCTATTTGATTACCTACCCGATGATGCCTTGTTAGTGATTGATGAGTCTCATGTGACTGTGCCGCAAGTGGGGGCCATGTATCGTGGTGACCGCTCTCGTAAGGAAACCCTAGTGGAGTATGGCTTCCGCTTACCTTCTGCCTTGGATAACCGTCCGATGAAGTTTGAAGAGTGGGAGCTGAAACGCCCGCAAACTATTTTTGTGTCAGCAACACCAGGCCCGTATGAAATGGAGCACCAAGGTCAGCAGGTTGAGTTGGTGGTAAGGCCAACAGGGCTAATTGATCCAGAAATAGAAGTTCGGCCTGCGACTAGTCAAATCGATGACTTATTGTCTGAAATCAGTGTGTATGTAGAGCAGCAGCAACGGGTGTTGGTAACTACCTTAACTAAGCGGATGGCAGAAGATCTAACGGAGTTTCTGCTTGAGCATGGGGTTAAGGTCCGTTATTTACACTCAGATATTGATACGGTTGAGCGTGTAGAGATTATACGCGACCTGCGCCTGGGGGTGTTTGATGTATTGGTGGGCATTAACCTGCTAAGAGAAGGCCTGGATATGCCCGAAGTCGCCTTGGTGGCTATTCTGGATGCAGATAAAGAAGGCTTCTTACGCTCAGATCGTTCCCTAATTCAAACTATTGGCCGCGCTGCCCGTAATATTCACGGTAAAGCGATTTTATATGCGGATAAAATTACCGGCTCTATGCAGCGTGCCATTGATGAAACTGATCGCCGTCGAGCAAAACAGGTGGCGTACAATCAACAGCATGGCATTACTCCAAAAGGAGTGACCAAAGCTGTTGCGGATATTCTTGAAGGTGCCACAATTCCAGGGAAAAAAGGCAAGAAGGGCAAGCAGCAGAGGAAGGTTGCAGAGCCGGAAGCACAGTATCAAGTGAAGCACGCTAGCCGAGAGAGTTTGTTAGCGCAAATCAGTAAGCTTGAAGAGAAAATGTATGAGCATGCCAAGAACCTTGAGTTTGAGGAAGCAGCGTCGGTACGTGATCACATTAATCAACTAAAGCAAAATGCGCTCTTACAATAG
- the tviB gene encoding Vi polysaccharide biosynthesis UDP-N-acetylglucosamine C-6 dehydrogenase TviB: MDQRLKEKKIAVIGLGYVGLPLAVEFGKHYNTVGFDINQTRVAELCDGVDKTLEVDSAELKAVDKISYTASVADLKDCSIYIVTVPTPIDDYRQPDLTPLTKASEMLAKVISKGDIVIYESTVYPGATEEHCIPILEQGSGLTYNQDFFAGYSPERINPGDKEHRLTTIKKVTSGSTPEIAELVDQLYASIITAGTHKASCIKVAEAAKVIENTQRDLNIALINELALIFERIGIDTLEVLEAAGTKWNFLPFRPGLVGGHCIGVDPYYLTHKAKSIGYRPEVILAGRRINDRMGATVANRVLKLMVGRKLNLSEAKVLILGLTFKENCPDLRNTKAIDIISELQGWGVQVDVHDPWVDPAEAHHEYQLEVLTELPKQQYQAIILAVGHQQFVSLTEDQLNALKAANGVLFDVKSALPKAWVDDRL; encoded by the coding sequence ATGGACCAGCGATTAAAAGAAAAGAAAATCGCAGTAATTGGCTTAGGTTATGTGGGTTTGCCATTAGCCGTGGAGTTTGGCAAGCACTATAACACAGTTGGCTTTGATATTAATCAAACGCGAGTTGCTGAGCTTTGTGATGGTGTAGACAAAACCTTGGAAGTGGACTCAGCTGAGTTAAAAGCGGTAGATAAAATCAGTTATACAGCCAGTGTAGCTGACCTGAAAGACTGCTCTATCTATATTGTGACTGTTCCTACGCCAATTGATGACTATCGGCAGCCTGATTTAACCCCTTTAACCAAAGCCAGTGAAATGCTTGCTAAAGTAATCAGCAAGGGTGATATCGTTATCTATGAGTCGACAGTTTACCCAGGAGCAACCGAAGAACACTGCATTCCTATATTAGAGCAAGGCTCTGGTTTGACTTATAACCAGGATTTTTTTGCTGGCTACAGTCCTGAGCGAATTAACCCAGGTGATAAAGAGCACCGCTTAACGACTATTAAAAAGGTAACGTCTGGCTCAACTCCTGAAATCGCTGAGCTGGTGGATCAACTGTATGCCAGCATTATCACTGCAGGTACTCACAAAGCATCTTGTATTAAAGTGGCTGAAGCAGCCAAGGTAATTGAAAATACCCAGCGAGACTTGAATATTGCCTTGATTAATGAGTTGGCATTGATTTTTGAGCGGATCGGCATTGATACATTAGAAGTATTAGAAGCAGCAGGAACCAAGTGGAATTTCTTACCATTTCGACCAGGATTAGTCGGTGGCCACTGTATAGGCGTAGACCCTTACTACCTTACCCATAAAGCAAAGTCCATTGGCTATCGCCCTGAAGTGATTTTGGCAGGCCGGCGGATTAACGACCGGATGGGTGCCACTGTTGCCAACCGAGTGCTAAAGCTAATGGTGGGTAGAAAACTCAACCTGTCGGAAGCCAAAGTCCTTATTCTTGGGTTGACCTTTAAAGAAAACTGTCCAGATCTACGTAATACCAAAGCCATTGATATCATCTCAGAACTGCAAGGTTGGGGAGTGCAAGTTGATGTGCATGATCCTTGGGTTGATCCTGCAGAAGCACATCATGAGTATCAGCTTGAAGTATTGACTGAGCTACCTAAGCAACAATATCAAGCCATTATTTTAGCCGTAGGGCATCAACAGTTTGTTTCTCTAACAGAAGACCAGCTGAATGCACTAAAAGCCGCGAATGGTGTGCTATTTGATGTAAAAAGTGCGCTCCCTAAAGCATGGGTTGATGATAGGCTGTAA